TTAAGCAAAAATGAGAAAGGCTTCTTCCTGCAAGTGGAAGGCGCGTCAATCGACAAACAAGATCACGCCGCTAACCCGTGTGGACAAATTGGTGAAACTGTCGATCTGGATGAAGCGGTGCAGCGTGCGCTTGCTTTTGCGAAGAAAGATGGCAACACCCTGGTCGTGGTAACCGCTGACCACGCGCATGCCAGCCAGATAGTCGCACCGGATACTAAAGCACCCGGTTTAACGCAAGCGCTGAACACCAAAGATGGCGCGGTGATGGTCATTAGCTATGGCAACTCTGAAGAAGAGTCCCAGGAGCACACCGGCAGCCAACTGCGTATTGCAGCCTATGGCCCTCATGCGGCGAATGTGGTTGGCCTGACCGATCAAACCGACCTGTTCTACACCATGAAAGCGGCGTTAGGACTGAAATAACCCGACGCCCGGCGGCAATACTTTTGCCGTCGGGTGGTATTTTTATCGTTAGCAGCCAAACTTACCTGTGTGTCGTCGTTCAGAAAAGGATGGTGCTATGAAAATTACATTATTAATGACGTTGCTTTTTGGTCTTATTTTTTTAACTACCGTCGGTGCTGCCGAGAAGACATTAACCCCGCAACAACAACGTATGACCACCTGCAATCAGCAGGCAACGGCGCAAACCTTAAAAGGGGATGCGCGTAAGACGTATATGAGTGATTGCCTGAAAAACAGTAAATCTGGGCCTGAGGAAAA
This window of the Citrobacter freundii ATCC 8090 = MTCC 1658 = NBRC 12681 genome carries:
- the psiF gene encoding phosphate starvation-inducible protein PsiF, which translates into the protein MKITLLMTLLFGLIFLTTVGAAEKTLTPQQQRMTTCNQQATAQTLKGDARKTYMSDCLKNSKSGPEEKSLTPQQQKMRECNVKATEQSLKGDDRNKFMSACLKKSA